TATGAGCTCCAAAGCTCGTATCTTGGTACTTAAGAGGTTCTTGGCCGGTGATGAAGACCTTATAGCAAAGGTTTATGGCATATTTGGGATAGAGAGCGCGTTTGTAAGAAAGGGAGTGCTGCCAGAGAGTCCTTTCTTTGGAATCTTTGAACCTTTCAACATGATGGAACTCTGCTTTGAAGAGAAAAATGGGATAGTAATCCCATTGGATGTTTCTGACCTTGAGCCTCTGTCTTACCTCTCCTTAGAGTCTTATCAGAGGTACCTGTGGATGTCTGCAGTAGCTTCCTTCATCCTTAAGTATGCACAGTTCTATGATGAAAAACTATTTAGTACGTTTACCTTCTACCTCAAGAAGAGAGTAACAAACGTAAAAGCTTTTTATCTTAGATTATTCATAGACTTTATGAACGCTTTAGGTATATACAACCTCAATGTGTTTGGTGAAGAAGAGAGAAGATTACTTCATATAATAGAAAGCTCAGATGAGAAGTACCTAAGTCGGCTAAAGATAGATGAACTTCTTTACAGGAAAACCTTAAAAGCCCTTGAGGAACGTATCCAAAACAGTCTGTAAGTTTAAGTCTTAACCTTCACAGAAGCGTGAGAGTACTGTTTGGATTATCTTACTCGTGGAGATGTCAAACTCAAAGGGAACCCTCTCTACTCTTCCACCGTAGGACATAACAAAGTCAGCACCTACTATGTTATGGATATCCCAGTCTTCTCCTTTTACCAAAACATCTGGCCTTATGGCCCTTATAAGTTTTTCTGGTGTGTCTTCTTCGAATATGACCACATAATCCACTGGCTTTAGGTTGTTTACCACATAAGCCCTCATGTGTTGAGGAATGATAGGTCTTTTGGGCCCCTTTATCCTTCTTATGGATTCATCTGAGTTTATAGCTACTATGAGGATATCTCCAAAACTCTTTGCCTTTGTAAGGTAGCTAACATGGCCTGCGTGGAGTATGTCAAAGCATCCGTTGGTGAACACTACTACCTTTCCTTTTCTCTCGCTTTCTAAAATCCTAAGCAAGTCTTCAAGGTTTAGTATCATGCTTCTAGGTAAGCTGCCCTTATAAGCTTTGAAAACTTTACTCCTCTAAGACTTTCCATATGATTAGCCAGTCTTTGAATTTCGTCCCCCTTTCCTCTCATAACTATCACCTCTAAACAATCGTGATGGCTGATGTGGATATGTAGGGAGCTTATGACTTTAATACGCTCCATATGTTGTATCTGTATGAGTTTGTCAGTTACCCCTTTTGTGTGATGATCGTATACGAGTACCATAACTCCGAATACTTCGCCCTCTTCCTCCCATTTCTTTTCTACCAACTTTTCCCTTATGAGGTCCCTTATAAACTCTGACCTGGAAGAATATCCTTTCTCAGTTAGCATATCATCAAGTCTTTGAAGGAGTTCCTTTGGTATGGAAATGCAAAACCTTTCCATAAGGCTTAAAATTTTATCCTATGTTAGACTGGCTATTGAGAAAACTCTTTGGAACAAAAAGCGAAAGAGAGGTAAAAAAGTTAAGAAAGTTTGTAGAGGAGATAGGAAAAAAGGAGAGAGAACTTGACGAACTCTCTAACAGGGAGCTAGTTGAGCTGTCTAGAGAGCTACACAGAAAGGTTTTAGATGATCATGAACTAAAGGAAGACATAATAAGAGGTAGGATAAGGGAAGAGGTGCTTTTGGCCTTTGCCCTGGTCCGTGAGGCTGGGAAGAGAACCCTTGGACTTAGGTTCTTTGATGTGCAGCTAATAGGTGGTCTTGTGCTACACCAAGGCAAGATAGCGGAGATGAAAACGGGAGAAGGAAAGACTTTGGTCGCCACTTCTGCTGTGTATGTAAATGCTCTCACGGACGAGGGTGTCCACGTGGTGACAGTAAACGATTACCTTGCCAGAAGGGACGCCACATGGATGGGGCCTATCTACAAGTTCTTTGACCTTTCGGTGGGTGTTATAAACTCAGACTACTCATCCTACAGGGTAGAGTGGGCTGACGAAGAACTTGCAAGAAAGGCTATAGAAGAAGATTGGAGAGTATGGCCTAAAGGGTACTTCGAAGAGGTTTTACCATCGGATAAGATAAACGTCTCGGCCAAAAAGGCATTCCTTACAAAGCTTGTACCATGCACAAGGAGAGAAGCTTACGAAGCACACATAACTTATGGCACCAACAACGAGTTTGGCTTTGATTACCTTAGAGACAACATGGCCTTCTCCTTGGATGAGATAGTACAGGTTAAGAACCATAACTACGCTATAGTGGACGAGGTAGACTCCATCCTCATAGATGAGGCCAGGGTACCCTTGATAATTTCAGGACCTTCTCAGATGGATACCTCCATTTACTATCTTGCAGACAGCATTGTAAGGCAGCTCAAAAAGGACATAGACTACATAGTAGATGAAAAAAATAGGACAGTTCTGCTTACAGAGGAGGGTATAAGGAAGGCAGAAAAGCTTGCTGGTGTTGATAACCTCTATGATATAAAGAACATAGAACTGTTACATGCTATAAATCAAAGCCTAAGAGCTCACAACCTCTTCAAGCGGGATGTGCACTACATAGTGAGGGACGGTGAGGTACTCATAGTGGACGAATTTACTGGAAGGGTTCTCCCTGGAAGAAGGTGGAGTGACGGACTCCATCAAGCTATAGAGGTGAAGGAAGGTGTTCCCATACAGCAGGAGAACCAAACTCTGGCGAGCATAACCTTCCAGAACTACTTTAAGCTCTACAGGAAACTGGCGGGTATGACAGGAACCGCAGAGACCGAAGCGTTGGAGTTTAAAGAGATATACGGACTGGATGTAGTAGTAATACCTACACACAAGCCTGTAAGGAGGAAGGACCACCCTGATGTGGTGTACAAGACTAAGAAGGAAAAGTGGCAGGCAGTGGTGGACATTATAAAAGAGGAACACAAAAAAGGAAGACCCATACTGGTAGGCACTGTATCCATAGAAGATTCTGAACATCTATCCAGGCTACTCCAGAAGGAAGGTATACCTCACAACGTCCTGAACGCAAAGCACCACGAGAGGGAGGCCGAGATAATAGCTCAGGCGGGCAGAGTAGGAGCTGTGACCATATCCACAAACATGGCAGGTAGGGGAACAGACATACTCTTGGGTGGAAACCCCGAATACCTGGCAAGGCAGATGCTAAAGGAAAGGGGTATAAACCCAGAAGAAGCAACTGAAGAACAATGGAAGGAAGCCTTAGAAGATGCGTACAAGATAACGGAAGAAGAGAAGAAAAAGGTAATAGAGCTGGGCGGTCTTCTGGTGATCGGTACAGAAAGGCATGAATCTAGAAGGATAGACAACCAGCTAAGAGGTAGGGCAGGAAGACAGGGAGACCCAGGAGAATCTAGGTTCATCCTATCCTTAGAAGATGATCTTCTGCGTATATTTGGCGGAGACAGAGTAAAGAAGCTCATGGACTTCCTCAAGATACCAGAGGGTGAACCAATAGAAAGTAGGTTGGTCACAAAGGCCATACAGAATGCACAGAAGAGGGTAGAAGCTCAAAACTTCCAGATAAGAAAAAGGCTCCTTGAGTACGACAACGTGATGAATATTCAGAGGAACACAGTTTACTCTATGCGTAGAGATATACTGGAAGGCAAGGACCTAGAAGAATATCTAAAGGAGTTTATACATGACGTGCTTGAAGCTAAGGTCAATGAACTACTCCCTGAGGATGAACCAGAACTTTGGAATGTAAAAGCTCTAGAAGAATACCTTCTTGAGTTGACTGGACAACCCATAAACATACCTCAGGTAAGGGACAAAGAGGAGCTAGTAGAAGTTCTAACGCAGGAACTGCTAGGCATAGTGGAAGAGAAAAAGCAAGAGCTTACAGAAGAAGTCTTTAAAGAGGCCTTAAGAGTGATCATGTTGCACACTCTTGATCAACTTTGGAGAGAGCACCTACACGTCCTTGACAGGCTAAGAGAAGGTATATACCTCAGGGGGTACGCTGCAAAGGATCCTCTAGTAGAGTACAAGAAAGAGGCTTTCTACATCTTTGAAAACATGCTGTTTAACTTCAAAGAAAGAACAGTCTCTGATGTTCTCAAAGTCAAAATAGCTTCCCCAGAAGAGCTTCAAGAAGAAGAATTAAAACAACAAGAAGAACATCAGAAGGTATTGCAGAGTGCAGTGTTGAGCACTGTAGAAAGTCAACCAGAACAAAAAGGACCACGGAAGAAAACCTTAAAGGAAAGGCTTCAGGAAAAGAAGAAAAGATGAAGGTTAAGGTAGTTAATCTCGGCTGTAGGAGTAACTTCTTTGATGGGAGTTTCATAGCCAAGCAGTTCCTAGACAAAGGATACACATTAACACAAGACATTGCTGACGTTTACATAATAAACACCTGCACCGTTACGCAGGGGGCTGACAGATCTTCAAGACAAGCTATCTACCAGGCAAGGAGAGAAAATCCCAACGCTCTGATTGTAGTTACAGGCTGCTACGCGCAGGTAAAACCTCAAGAACTTTCTTCCTTAAAGGACGTGGACCTCGTGGTGGGTAACAGCCATAAGGATGTAATACTCCCTTTGGTGGAGGAGCATTTTCAAAGCAAAGGGAAAGGCGTATACGTCGAAAACATCTTTAGGGTAAGCCAGGTTAAAAGCTTTGACCTTGTGCTTTACTTTGAGAAGTCTAGGCCTTTTTTGAAAGTACAAGAAGGATGTAATAGGTTCTGCTCTTTTTGCATCATACCCTTCGCAAGGGGCAAGGTTAGAAGCGTACCACTTCAAAGGGTCCTAGATCAGGTGAGACTCCTAGCACAGATGGGTTATCAAGAAGTTGTACTTTCTGGTACACAGCTCACCCAGTACGGTTGGGATATAGGTACAAACCTGTACGAACTTCTGAAAGAGATTGTAAAGATAGAAGGTATAGAACTCATAAGGCTATCATCCCTATATCCATCGGAGATAGATGAAAGACTACTAGACCTTATACTTTACGAAGAGAAGATAGCACCCCACTTTCACCTGTCCTTGCAAAGCGGTAGCGATAGGATACTAGCGCTGATGGAGAGAAGATACTCTGCTAAGGACTATGCAAAACTCGTAGAGACCATGGTAAGCAAAAGACCCATTGCCAACGTAGGTACAGACGTGATAGTAGGCTTCCCTACAGAGACAGATGAGGACTTCAAAGAAACCTACAAACTACTCGAAGAGCTACCCATAGGTTACATGCACATCTTCCCCTACTCCGATAGACCCTACACGAAGGCGAGTAAGATGACAGACAAGGTACCTGAACCTGTAAAGGAACAAAGGGTAGAAGTCTTAAAGGAACTTGATAAGCAGAAGAGAAAGCAGTTTATAGCTAAAAACCAAGGTATGGAACTGAGAGCTGTAGTCCTACAGGAAGGAAAACTCCTAACAGAGAACTACATAAAGCTTAGAGCAGAAGGCTTTAAAGAGACTGGAAAGTTAGTAAGAGTAAAGCTACTTCCTGAGTTTGTCTCTTATGACCTTTAAAAGCCTGTAACCTTCACGAACCTCGTCCGGGTACACTCTATAAGGGGAATACTTCTTTCTCAGGTAAAGCTCCACTATGTACTGAGCTTCTTTGTAGAAGCTCTCTTTTTGTATACTACGCAAAAGCTCTACAGGTAAAGCCTCTTTTAAGCCCAAGGTTTTCAAGAGTTCTCTGTAGAGGTTTTCTGGGGTTTTCCTCTTTTTCAAGTACAGGACAAGGAGGGAATACACTCCGTAGAGTGAGCCGAGAGCTACTAGAACTTTCAGAAGGTTCTTTCTAAACTTCTCACTGGATAGGCTTAGGTTCAAGCGTATGCTCTTAAAGAGCTCTATTTGTTTCTGCGCCGAAAAGCCAACTACGTTATTCTGCCAATAGGTGACCACTGCATCCAACAAAAGAGAGAAACGGGAGATTTCCTCCACTGATGTGTAAGGTGGTGTGGTGTCTATCCTCATCCAGCCTTTGCCTTTCACGTAGGCTTCTACCCACACATGGGCCATAGAGTTGGTCACTATTATGTAGTTACCGTTTGGGTTGTACACACCGCCTTTAAAACCACCTACCACTCTAGCTGGTACACCCATCAACCTTAGAAGTACAGCCGTAGCGCTGGCAAAGTATTCACAGTTTCCTTTCTTCTTTACAAATAGAAAGTACTCAAGAGGATCTCCAGAAGTCCCCTCCAAGTTTTGAGTGTAAGAGTAGTCTCTTTTAAAGTATTCAATCACTCTTCTAACCTTCTCCTCGTCGCTGCTGGTGTCCTTTTCCAAAAGTTGAGCCAATGACCTTATGCTCTTTGGGATGTTTGGTGGTAGATCTAAGTAATTCTCTGGTGGATTATCCTCGTATAGCTTCTCTTCTCCACTAACCACCACGTACTTTATAGGTCTGTTTATAAGATCCTGGGTTCTGAGTACGGAACCTGTGTAGGCCCATACCTGGGTTTTTATACCTTCCAACTTCTTCACATAGTAGGGAGTGTCCAAAGCTGGCAGGTAGTTATCGAAAGTAGGTTCAAGGACTATGGTGTACTCAATACCAGTATGTGGTTTTTGCGGAAACATCCGACTGTAGCTGTTTATCCACGCATTTCCTTGATAGTGATCAAACACGAAGACTCTCCAGTAAAGATCGGAGGGGTTTTTAACCTTTAGACCGAAGACCCTGAAGGCTACCGTGTTGTCCTGCTGTATCTGACCCACCTTTCCTAGTTCCACTTGCCTGGCAAGACCAGAAACGAGGTTCTTCTTACCACCTACAGCTATGTTAAACAAGGGCGTTTGACTTCTTGGGAGAGTATAAAAGAAGACTAGACTTAAGACAAACACACCCGCGATGAAAAGACCAGAGGCTAGCGTATAAACCTTTAAAAACCTATATTCCAGCCTAGTGTCCCCTAGATTCTTGTAGAGGTTTATGAAGAATACCCCCAGGACCGCCATAGATATAACCGTTAGGAAGAAGACAAGAAAGCTCAGGCTTATGTTGTAAAGGCTTGATATGGATAGAGCGAGTAAGGACAGGGTAAGCATCTGATACATGTCACGGGGTTTTTTATCCTCCCACGACTTTATCACCAGTAAGAGAAGTACAAGTTGGCTTATAGGTTCTACAAAGTTTTCAAAGCTTATACCAGATATGATGTAGAGAGAAAGTCCAACAGCCAAAAGGTTGAGGAACATCCTCCTCACAGGATATACACCCCTTACGTCAAAGAACACACCCACCAAGTAGAAGAAGAGCACCACAATAATACCCAAAAAGCCCAAGAGCTTATAGAGGGAGAGGATGGAGAGTATACAGGTTGTGTGTATTACAAGAAGGGTCAAACCCTTTGAGCTTTTGAAAACCATCGGGTTATTTCCCTGTGTACATCCCTATGGGCATAAACTCGGCATATGACTAAATCTTTCACGTTTGCCAGTATCTGGGAGACATCCCTCAGCCTTACCAAATCCTCCTTTCTTTCTACCCACACTTCCTCATCCATGAGCCTCTTTTTGCACACGTCAAACCTAAGGAGTTCTTCGGGGTACTTTTCAAGCAGAAACTCCTTTACCTGGGCAAATTCTTTTTCATCGGTCGTGGTGTAGACCTCTCTGTAGTGCTCCCTACCGAATATCCTTCTGACCTTCTCGTCTTCATAGTTCTTCATACAGTAGGAAATAAACTCTGCATCTGTAGAGAAATGGAGGTCTGCATCCTTCATGCTCTTTATAAGCTCGTTTAGGTGTATGCTCAGTATTCTGACCACCTTATGGAAGTACACTTGAGCGTACATAAAGTACCTACCAAGGAAGAAGTTCTCTAAGGGTGTTACAGCGCTGTAGCTTACACACAGCTTACCTTCTTGATGTCTTAGATGTGACAAGATCCTACCGTAGTCAAAAAGTCCGTAGGATGTCCCACAAAAGTAGGCATCTCTTCTGAGGTAGTCCATCCTGTCTGCACCCAAATCACCCACGACAATCTGAGATAGCTTTTTCTCCTCCTCGTTTTTGGGTTCTTTGAAGGCTATCCTACATACTAGCTCCATATCCTCAAAGCTAAAATCCTCCCTTAGCATATCTGCCATACGTTCCAGAACAAGGCTTTTCCCCAACTTCTCATGGTCCTTGTCTCCCAACAAAACTTCAGTGGTATGTGAAAAAGGTGGATGACCCACATCGTGAAGAAGACCAGCAAGCCTCACTATCTTGTAAAGCTTTTCGTCTGTATAACCGAGTGCCTTGTAGAGTTCACCAGCAAGGTGCATAACACCTAGAGAATGCTCAAACCTCGTATGTTGAGCTGAAGGAAACACCAGGTAACAAACACCTAACTGTTTTATATGCCTGAGCCTTTGGAGATAAAAGGAGTCTATGAGTTTAAGCTCATGGGGATACGCCCTTATAAAGCCATGAATAGGATCCGAAAACTCCTTTACCATCTAATGCTGTGTGTTTCCCTTAGATTCCAAAGATCTTATCTCCTTGATAGCTAGGTCAAACTGGTAGAGATGTTTCATCACCTCAGCTAGATGGTCGGCAGCCTTTTTGTAAAGCTCCTTTAGCCTTACATCCTCTGTTGATTGTGCCTTTTCCACAAGTCCTCTGTGAAAAAGTAAAAGGCTGTTTCTGAGCTCTGTAAAGTCCATTTTTTCCCTCCTTTAAGCTTCCTTATAAAGCTTACTATACTATCTATAACTTTTCTTAGCAGACCTCTCCTTTGTGTATGCTTTACAAACTCAAGCTTTATACTGTCTTTTAGCTTCCCTTTGTACATCATATAAAGGTCTTCTTTGAGCTTTTTAAGATTTATGCCGCAGTACACTTCACCAAAATCTTTTAGGGTACCTAAAGCTTGCTGTATGTAAAGCTTCTCTCCCTTTGATGTGTTGACCTTTATCAAAAGATCCAGAAGGTTAAAGAAAGACTTCTCAGAGGGATATCTCATAATGTATATGGATAGGAGTTCATGAAGTTCATCGTAGAGCTCCTCGTTGAAGAGGTACACACAGGTTAAAGCTGCATCCAGTATGCTTAATTTTCTGCCACCGGAAGCGATCTTGTTTATGACCATCCAATACTTTAAAACCTTTACGCTGAGTTCATCCAATCTGTTTACATACTCTTCTTTTAGGGTTATAAAACAAAGATCCTCTTCGGAGACCTTGTATATATCCTTTCCTTCGTAGACCCTGCCGTACATGTCGGATATAGCAAGGAGGTTGAGCTCTACAAGGATGTCCTTCCAGTTGGCCCTTGCTTTCTTAAAGCTTCCGCTGGCACAGGAAAGGTAGTCTGTAAGGCTTATGGACAGATTTCCTCTCCTTCTCACAAGCTGGAGATAGCACATAAGGTAGAGGAAAAGCTCCTTTTTGGAGGAGTCGTCCAGAACCTCTAAGAATAGGCTATGTATCCGGTCCCTCTCTTTTAGCTCCTCTAGCATAAGGAAAAATATAAAACAAAAGGCCCCCGCTGGGGCCAGAAGTTTAGTCTTCTAGGGTGGATATATCCCCTACAGGTAAGCCTAGCTCTCTTGCCTTTAGTACCCTTCTCATTATCTTACCGCTCCTTGTCTTGGGAAGCTTATCCACGAACTCTATCTCGTCTGGTACCGCTATGGGTCCGAGGACGTTCCTTACATGCTGCTTTATATCCTCTGCTAGTTTTTCAGAAGGTTCATAACCCTGCTTTAGTATGACGAAGGCCTTTATGCTCTCTCCTTTTATCTCGTGCGGTTTTCCTATTACGGCGGCTTCTGCTACGGCTGGATGGTCTACTAGTGCACTCTCCACTTCCATGGTCCCTATCCTGTGTCCTGCCACGTTTAGAACGTCGTCGGCCCTTCCAAGGATCATGATGTAACCTTCCTCGTCGTAGGTGGCTAGGTCTCCCGTAAGGTAAAAGCCTGGTATGGTGTTCCAATACTTTTCGTACCTTTCGGGTTCTCCCCAGCATGTCCTAAGCATGGAAGGCCAGGGGTTCTTTATCACCAGGTTACCTACTGTGTTAGGCGGCAGCTCCTTACCACTGCTGTCTACTACGGCTGCCTCTATGGTAAAGAAGGGTTTTCCTGCTTTGCCTGGCTTTGCAGGGTAAGAGGGTACGGTGGTTATCATATGGGCTCCAGTTTCTGTTTGCCACCAGGTGTCTACGATAACACACTTTTCCCTTCCTATATGTTTGTAGTACCAGTGCCAGGCCTCTGGGTTGATGGGTTCTCCTACACTTCCGAGTATTCTGAGGGACGACAGGTCGTACTTGGCAGGCCACTGCTCTCCATACTTCATGAACATCCTAATGGCAGTGGGGGCTGTGTAGAAGATGTTTACCCTGTACTTTTCTACGTAGCTCCACCATCTTCCTGGATCTGGGTAGTCTGGTGCTCCTTCGGTTATAAGGGACGTGGCTCCGTTGGCAAGTGGGCCGTAGACTATGTAGCTGTGACCTGTTATCCATCCTATGTCTGCCGTACACCAGTATATGTCATCTTCTTTTAGGTCAAAGACCACCTTGGTGGTGTAGTACGTACCTACCATGTACCCACCCGTGGTGTGGAGCACTCCTTTGGGCTTTCCTGTGGTTCCTGAAGTGTACAGGATAAAGAGGGGATCTTCTGCGTCCATCTCCTCTGGTGGACACTCGGGGGAGGAGCTCTTTACAAGGGTCTCAAAGTCTATAAAGGTGTTACCATCAAGCTCTGCATCCTTATCCCTGTCCCATACTACTACCTTTTCTACAAAAGTAAGTCCATCTATGGCCTTTTTAACGGTTGTAAGTAGGTCTATCTTCTTACCTCTCCTCTTGGTGTAGCTTGCCGTAAATACCACCTTTGCCTTTGCGTCTTCAATCCTTAACCTTAAGGCTCCCTCTGAGAAACCTGCAAAAACAACGCTGTGGATAGCTCCTATACGGGCACAGGCTAACATGGCGGCTATAGCTTCTATGGTATTGGGCATGTATATAGAAACCCTGTCACCTTTTTTCACACCGAGGGATTTAAGTCCGTTGGCTATCCTGCTTACAAGCTCAAGAAGCTCTCCGTAGGTTATCTTCTTCTCTTCATTATCTTCACCCACCCATATGTAGGCTACTTTGTTCCTCTTTCCGTTAAGCACGTGTCTGTCCAGGCAGTTGTAGCATATGTTTGTTTTTGCACCTACGAACCATTTGGCATAAGGGTAGTTCCACTCTAAGACCTTCTGCCATGGCTTGAACCAGTGTAGTTCTTGGGCTACCTTTGCCCAGAAGCCTTCCCTATCTTGGATAGACTCCTTGTAGAGACTCTCATAATCCTTTACCCAGGCACCTTCCACTATGTGTTTGGGTGGGTAATACTTCTCCTCGACTTTTAGGAGAACTTCATCCCTATCCATTTTTAAACCTCCCGAACAGAGTTTGAAAATTATTATAGTCATTTACCAACGATTTTGACGAAAATTCAAAAAGGTGTGATTTTAATCATAGCTTTTTGTGTTTAATACCTATCCGATTTCATTTTGTTAAGGCTATAAGAATATGAAAAAACTCGTATTGTCTTGACAAAAAACAAAAATTTTGTAAGATATCTCACAAATATCCTGTCGGGAGGTTACCATGAAGGAAATTTTACAATCCAAGGAGTTTGAGCAGCTGGTATCAGCAAAGAATACTGTGGCCTTTACACTTACGGCATTGGAGCTTATAGTCTACTTTGGTTTTATACTTTTGCTCGCTTTTAACAAGCAGATTTTTTCGATAAAGATAGGAGAAAGCATGCCCTTGGGAATACCCTTAGGCATAGGGGTAATCGTCATTTCTTGGATACTTACAGGAGTATACGTATACTGGTCTAACAAGGTCTACGATCAGAAGGTTCAGGAGATAAAGAAAAAGCTAGGGAGGTAAAGAACCATGCAGAAGACATCCCTTGGTCAACCCAACGCAGTAGCCATTTTTTTCTTCTTTCTCTTTGTGATAGTAACCCTTGCTATAACCTACTGGGCGGCTAAGAGAACTAAAACCGCCACGGAGTTCTATGCTGCAGGTAGGAGTGTATCGGGCTTTCAAAACGGCCTTGCCTTGGCCGGTGACTACATGAGCGCCGCCTCTTTTCTGGGTATTGCGGGTCTTGTGGCCCTCAAAGGATACGACGGGCTTATATACTCCATAGGTTTCCTCGTAGGTTGGCCCATAGTCATGTTCCTTGTGGCAGAACAGCTCAG
The DNA window shown above is from Thermocrinis minervae and carries:
- a CDS encoding DUF485 domain-containing protein, with amino-acid sequence MKEILQSKEFEQLVSAKNTVAFTLTALELIVYFGFILLLAFNKQIFSIKIGESMPLGIPLGIGVIVISWILTGVYVYWSNKVYDQKVQEIKKKLGR
- the acs gene encoding acetate--CoA ligase, which produces MDRDEVLLKVEEKYYPPKHIVEGAWVKDYESLYKESIQDREGFWAKVAQELHWFKPWQKVLEWNYPYAKWFVGAKTNICYNCLDRHVLNGKRNKVAYIWVGEDNEEKKITYGELLELVSRIANGLKSLGVKKGDRVSIYMPNTIEAIAAMLACARIGAIHSVVFAGFSEGALRLRIEDAKAKVVFTASYTKRRGKKIDLLTTVKKAIDGLTFVEKVVVWDRDKDAELDGNTFIDFETLVKSSSPECPPEEMDAEDPLFILYTSGTTGKPKGVLHTTGGYMVGTYYTTKVVFDLKEDDIYWCTADIGWITGHSYIVYGPLANGATSLITEGAPDYPDPGRWWSYVEKYRVNIFYTAPTAIRMFMKYGEQWPAKYDLSSLRILGSVGEPINPEAWHWYYKHIGREKCVIVDTWWQTETGAHMITTVPSYPAKPGKAGKPFFTIEAAVVDSSGKELPPNTVGNLVIKNPWPSMLRTCWGEPERYEKYWNTIPGFYLTGDLATYDEEGYIMILGRADDVLNVAGHRIGTMEVESALVDHPAVAEAAVIGKPHEIKGESIKAFVILKQGYEPSEKLAEDIKQHVRNVLGPIAVPDEIEFVDKLPKTRSGKIMRRVLKARELGLPVGDISTLED